The Ascaphus truei isolate aAscTru1 chromosome 20, aAscTru1.hap1, whole genome shotgun sequence genome includes the window gttatgttctagtaactccatgggagactgtgtccagggacctggcacggggcagtgattcctgcgggaatagtgaatccctcatctaggtgacatacctatcaaaggggagcacgggcgagatgatcggctaaatacaccccattgtggagggcagctatgcccaccgtgacaataaagatggagctgatcagagaaacccctgtgtgtgagagtccaatgattacacaggaggttgcaccaccgaggagttcctcgtcaggatcatccccatgcggacgcagggaccctgatgaggtggaggcgctgcactggaactaggtgagactcagcacactacctcagctgcctgtctggacgggtcctccccacacaccatcatgcgggagactcaggagtcctgtagccaacaggtgcaccacccgacactaccatactgtaatggggaccggttagaccacaggggccaatgtgagattgggtgggtcaggccgggccagaaataccgttacacctgcattaacgtacgcaatgggaccggagcatgtatgtaacacaggcgtaccccgcattaacatacgcaatgggaccggagcatgtatgtaacacagacataccccgcattaacgtacgcaatggtaccggagcatgtatgtaacacaggcgtaccccgcattaacatacgcaatgggaccggagcatgtatgtaacacagacataccccgcattaacgtacgcaatgggaccggagcatgtatgtaacacaggcgtaccccgcattaacatacgcaatgggaccggagcatgtatgtaacacagacataccccgcattaacatacgcaatgggaccggagcatgtatgtaacacagacataccccgcattaacgtatgcaatgggaccggagcatgtatgtaacacagacgtaccccgcattaacgtacgcacagggaccggagcatgtatgtaacacaggcataccccgcgttaacgtacgcaatgggaccggagcatgtatgtaacacaggcataccccgcattaacgtacgcaatgggaccggagcatgtatgtaacacagacataccccgcattaacgtacgcaatgggaccggagcatgtatgtaacacaggcataccccgcattaacgtacgcaatgggaccggagcatgtatgtaacacaggcataccccatattaacgtacgcaatgggaccggagcatgtatgtaacacaggtataccccgcattaacatacgcaatgggaccggagcatgtatgtaacacaggcataccccacattaacgtacgcaatgggaccggagcgtgtatgtaacacaggcataccccgcattaacatacacaatgggaccggagcgtgtatgtaacacaggcataccccgcattaacgtacgcaatgggaccggagcatgtatgtaacacaggcataccccgcattaacatacacaatgggaccggagcgtgtatgtaacacaggcgtaccccgcattaacgtacgcaatgggaccagagcatgtatgtaacacagacataccccgcattaacgtacgcaatgggaccggagcatgtatgtaacacagacataccccgcgttaacgtacgcaatgggaccggagcatgtatgtaacacaggcgtaccccgcattaacgtacgcaatgggaccggagcatgtatgtaacacaggcgtaccccgcattaacgtacgcaatgggaccggagcatgtatgtaacacaggcgtaccccgcattaacgtacgcaatgggaccggagcatgtatgtaacacaggcgtaccccgcattaacgtacgcaatgggaccggagcatgtatgtaacacaggcgtaccccgcattaacgtacgcaatgggaccggagcgtgtatgtaacacagacataccccgcgttaacgtacgcaatgggaccgcagcatgtatgtaacacaggcgtaccccgcattaacctacgcaatgggaccagagcatgtatgtaacacaggcgtaccccgcattaacctacgcaatgggaccagagcatgtatgtaacacaggcataccccacattaacgtacgcaatgggaccggagcgtgtatgtaacacaggcataccccgcattaacatacacaatgggaccggagcgtgtatgtaacacaggcataccccgcattaacgtacgcaatgggaccggagcatgtatgtaacacaggcataccccgcattaacatacacaatgggaccggagcgtgtatgtaacacaggcgtaccccgcattaacgtacgcaatgggaccagagcatgtatgtaacacagacataccccgcgttaacgtacgcaatgggaccggagcatgtatgtaacacaggcgtaccccgcattaacgtacgcaatgggaccggagcatgtatgtaacacagtcgtaccccgcattaacgtacgcaatgggaccggagcatgtatgtaacacaggcgtaccccgcattaacgtacgcaatgggaccggagcatgtatgtaacacaggcgtaccccgcattaacgtacgcaatgggaccggagcatgtatgtaacacaggcgtaccccgcattaacgtacgcaatgggaccggagcgtgtatgtaacacagacataccccgcgttaacgtacgcaatgggaccgcagcatgtatgtaacacaggcgtaccccgcattaacctacgcaatgggaccagagcatgtatgtaacacaggcgtaccccgcattaacctacgcaatgggaccagagcatgtatgtaacacaggcgtaccccgcattaacctacgcaatgggaccagagcatgtatgtaaagtgaaaatgtacttaaagtgaagcactcccttttccccacttatcgatgcttcggtacaggtagggggcCGGTGTTgccgtgctgacaggcgcatgcgcgagctggcgtttgcctagtgagtgaatcagcgcgtcactattACGGCGGTCTGTAGCGCaaaataagtgtccgtactcggtGAAACGAGCATACAGACGCAGGAGTATGGGGCtactgaaaatatgtccttactcgcgagtgtgcttgaagtgagtgtccttaaaccggggtacgcCTGTATTGTATAAAAAGCATACATTGTTTGTACTTCATTttccttgtattgtaattttgtgcTGCGTACGTTGTAAAGaacggtgtgtatgtgtgtgcatgtgtgcatatatgtgtgtgcatgtgtacatatatgtgtgtgcatgtgtacatatatgtgtgtgcatgtgtacatatatgtgtgtgcatgtatacatatatgtgtgcatatatgtgtgtgcatgtgtacatatatgtgtgtgcatgtgtacatatatgtgtgcatgtttacatatatgtgtgcatatatgtgtgtgcatgtgtacatatatgtgtgtgcatgtgtacatatatgtgtgcatatatgtgtgtgcatgtgtacatatatgtgtgcgcatgtgtacatatatgtgtgcgcatatatatatagtttgtgcATGCCTAGGTCCCCCTGTCAACTGAAGGAAGTCTAATTAACCCTTTATTGTGTCCTTGTTCTTCGGCTCAGGAGAGGAGAGGCCTGAAAGCCGGGAGGAAGATCCCGAAGGTAGAGATCGTGGGACTGcaggtgtgtgtgagacgccctgtCCCCCATATATATACCCGGGTACCCTCACTGCCCTGTATATACCTCATATATACACCCGGGTACCCTCACTGCCCTGTAATATACCTCATATATACACCCTGGTACCCTCACTGCCCTGTAATATACCTCATATATACACCCGGGTACCCTCACTGCCCTGTAATATACCTCATATATACACCCGGGTACCCTCACTGCCCTGTAATATACCTCATATATACACCCGGGTACCCTCACTGCCCTGTAATATACCTCATATATACACCCGGGTACCCTCACTGCCCTGTATATACCTCATATATACACCCGGGTACCCTCACTGCCCTGTAATATACCTCATATATACACCCGGGTACCCTCACTGCCCTGTAATATACCTCATATATACACTCCCCTAGTgttgtcactgtcacactgtgctgtcactgtcaccctcctctGTCACTGTTACCCCAGTGCTGCCACTGTCACCCTGCGCTGTCACTTTCCCCCTGTGCTGTCAATGTCATCCTCCTCTGTCACTGTTACCCTGCTCCCCCAGtgctgtcactgtcacactgtgctgCCACTGTCACACTGCACTCTCACCCTCCTCTGTCACTGTTACCCTGCGTGTTCACTGTCACCCTCCTCTGTCACTGTTACCCTGCTCCCCCAGTGCTGTCACTGTCACAATGCGCTGCTACTGTCACACTGCGCTGTCACTGTTACTGTTACCCTGCTCTCCCAGTGCTGTCACTGTCACAATGCGCTGCTACTGTCACACTGCGCTGTCACTGTTACCCTGCTCCCCCAGTTCTGTCAATGTCACACTGCGCTGCTACTGTCACATTGCGCTGTCACTGTTACCCTACTCCCCCAGtgctgtcactgtcacactgcgCTGCTACTGTCACACTACTCCCCCAGtgctgtcactgtcacactgcgCTGCTACTGTCACCCTACTCCCCCAGtgctgtcactgtcacactgcgCTGCTACTGTCACACTGCGCTGCTACTGTCACCCTACTCCCCCAGtgctgtcactgtcacactgcgCTGCTACTATCACACtgcgctgtcactgtcaccctactCCCCCAGtgctgtcactgtcacactgcgCTGTCACCCTACTCCCCCAGTGCTGTCACTGTCACACTACGCTGCTACTGTCACCCTACTCCCCCAGtgctgtcactgtcacactgcgCTGCTACTGTCACACTACTCCCCCAGtgctgtcactgtcacactgcgCTGCTACTGTCACCCTACTCCCCCAGtgctgtcactgtcacactgcgCTGCTACTGTCACCCTACTCCCCCAGtgctgtcactgtcacactgcgCTGTCACCCTACTCCCCCAGTGCTGTCACTGTCACACTACGCTGCTACTGTCACACTACTCCCCCAGTGCTGTCACTGTCATcctagtttttacgtagcgctttacattttgcaggcgcaggtccctgccctgtggagcttacaatctatgtttttggtgcctgaggcacagggagataaagtgacttgcccaaggtcacaaggagccgacaccgggaattgaaccagactcccctgcttcacactcagtgccagtcagtgtcgttactcactgagccgctccttctcccaggttcccctgcttcacactcagtgccagtcagtgtctttactcactgagccactccttctcccaggatcccctgcttcacactcagtgccagtcagtgtctttactcactgagccactccttctcccaggatcccctgcttcacactcagtgccagtcagtgtctttactcactgagccgctccttctcccaggttcccctgcttcacactcactgccagtcagtgtctttactcactgagccgctccttctcccaggctcccctgcttcacactcagtgccagtcagtgtctttactcactgagccgctgcttctcccaggttcccctgcttcacactcagtgccagtcagtgtctttactcactgagccgctccttctcccaggctcccctgcttcacactcagtgccagtcagtgtctttactcgctgagccgctccttctcccaggctcccctgcttcacactcactgccagtcagtgtctttactcactgagccgctccttctcccaggatcccctgcttcaactcggtgccagtcagtgtctttactcactgagccgctccttctcccaggctcccctgcttcacactcagtgccagtcagtgtctttactcactgagccgctccttcttccaggctcccctgcttcacactcagtgccagtcagtgtctttactcactgagccgctccttctcccaggttcccctgcttcacactcagtgccagtcagtgtctttactcactgagccgctccttctcccaggttcccctgcttcacactcagtgccagtcagtgtctttactcactgagccgctccttctcccaggctcccctgcttcacactcagtgccagtcagtgtctttactcactgagccgctccttctcccaggttcccctgcttcacactcagtgccagtcagtgtctttactcactgagacgctccttctcccaggttcccctgcttcacactcagtgccagtcagtgtctttactcactgagccgctccttctcccaggctcccctgcttcacactcagtgccagtcagtgtctttactcactgagccgctgcttctcccaggttcccctgcttcacactcagtgctagtcagtgtctttactcgctgagccgctccttctcccaggctcccctgcttcacactcagtgccagtcagtgtctttactcactgagccgctccttctcccaggttcccctgcttcacactcagtgccagtcagtgtctttactcactgagccgctccttctcccaggctcccctgcttcacactcagtgccagtcagtgtctttactcactgagccgctccttctcccaggctcccctgcttcacactcagtgccagtcagtgtctttactcactgagccctccAATACCTGTCCAgtgtgacagagacacactgCACTGTCACCCTGCACGGTCACTGTCCGCCAgtgctgtcactgtcaccctgctctccccctcctctgctcCCCATTCTCTCGCTTACCCCCCCTCACttctccccttttctctccctctatctcccaccctgctccccctttttctccaatttccctctctccccctttctcttactctcccccctctccccgtaccactctcctcctctctctttcccccctctcctctttctcccctcccctcccctcccctctatcttactttccatgctctctccccagGCCCCCTCCTTCGCCTCCCGTCCCTCCCAGAAGGTCCAGGTGACCCAGATCCAGCGCCTCCTGGAAGGTTACCTCCCGGGGCGGCTGGGGCAGTTGACCTATGACCCCCTGCGGGTGCCGTCCCTGGTGAAGGAGCTCAGCGAGGAGGTGAAGGCCCTTGTGAAGCGGGTGCTGCCGCCACGCTACAAGGTGCTGTGCGTGGTCACCCTGGGGGAGCGGGGACAGGAGGACGTCACCGTGGTCAGCCGCTGCTTGTGGGACCCCCACGCTGACAGCTACGCGGCCCACGTGTACCAGAACCCCAGCATCTTCTGCGTGGCTGCTGTGTACGCCGTGTACTGCGAGTGACATGGTCACCCTGCTCGGTGACTGtcaccctgtgctcccctgcTCTGTGACTGTCACCCTGTCCTCCCCCTGCTCGGTGACTGTCACCCTGTCCTCCCCTGCACGGTGACTGTCACCCTGTCCTCCCCTGCTCGGTGACTGTCACCCTGTCCTCCCCTGCTCTGTGACTGTCACCCTGTCCTCCCCTGCTCTGTGACTGTCACCCTGTCGTCCCCTGCTCTGTGACTGTCACCCTGTCCTCCCTGCTCGGTGACTGTCACCCTGTCGTCCCCTGCTCGGTGACTGTCACCCTGTCCTCCCCTGCTCTGTGAGTGTCACTCTGTCATCCCCTGCTCTGTGACTGTCACCCTGTCctccccctgctctgtgactgtCACCCTGTCCTCACCTGCTCGGTGACTGTCACCCTGTCCTCCCCTGCTCGGTGACTGTCACCCTGTCCTCCCCTGCTCTGTGACTGTCACCCTGTCCTCCCCTGCTCTGTGACTGTCACCCTGTTCTCCCCTGCTCTGTGACTGTCACCCTGTCCTCCCCCTGCTCGGTGACTGTCACCCTGTCCTCCCCTGCTCGGTGACTGTCACCCTGTCCTCCCCTGCTCTGTGACTGTCACCCTGTCCTCCCCTGCTCTGTGACTGTCACCCTGTCGTCCCCTGCTCTGTGACTGTCACCCTGTCCtcccctgctctgtgactggcACCCAGTCCTCCCCTGCTCTGTGACTGTCACCCTGTCCTCCCATGCTCTGTGACTGTCACCCTGTCCTCCCCTGCTCTGTGAGTCACCCTGTCCTCCCCTGCTCTGTGACTGTCACCCTGTCCTCCCCTGCTCGGTGACTGTCACCCTGTCCTCCCCTGCTCTGTGACTGTCACTCTGTCATCCCCTGCTCAGTGACTGTCAGAGTTCCGTCACCCTGTCCCCTGaccatcactgtgtcccctgaccatcactgtgtcccctgaccATCACCGTGTCCCCTGACCATCACCGTGTCCCCTGACCATCACCGTGTCCCCTGACCATCACTGTGTTCCCTGACCATCACCGTGTCTCAACCATCACCGTGTCCCCTGACCATCACGTGTCCCCTGACCATCACCGTGTCCCCTGACCATCACCGTGTCCCCTGACCATCACTGTGTCCCGACCATCACCGTGTCCCCTGACCATCACGTGTCCCCTGACCATCACGTGTCCCCTGACCATCACTGTGTTCCCTGACCATCACGTGTCCTCTGACCATCACCGTGTCCCGACCATCACCGCGTCCCCTGACCATCACCGTGTCCCCTGACCATCACCGTGTCCCGaccatcactgtgtcccctgaccATCACAGGTCCCCTGACCATCACGTGTCCCCTGACCATCACGGGTCCCCTGACCATCACCGTGTCCCCTGACCATCACCGTGTCCCGAAcatcactgtgtcccctgaccATCACGGGTCCCCTGACCTTCACCGTGTCCTGaccatcactgtgtcccctgaccatcactgtgtcccctgaccatcactgtgtcccctgaccATCACGTGTCCCCTGACCATCACGTGTCCCCTGACCATCACTGTGTCCCCCGACTATCACGTGTCCCCTGACCTTCACCGTCTCCTGACCATCACGTGTCCCCTGACCATCACGTGTCCCCTGaccatcactgtgtcccctgaccATCACGTGTCCCCTGACCATCACCGTGTCCCCTGACCATCACCGTGTCCCCTGACCATCACCGTGTCCCGaccatcactgtgtcccctgaccATCACGGGTCCCCTGATCATCACGGGTCCCCTGACCATCACCGTGTCCCCTGACCATCACCGTGTCCCGACCATCACTGTGTACCCTGACCATCACGGGTCCCCTGACCATCACGGGTCCCCTGACCTTCACCGTGTCCCGACCATCACTGTGTACCCTGACCATCACGTGTCCCCTGACCATCACGTGTCCCCTGACCATCACATGTCCCCTGACCATCACTGTGTCCCCCGACCATCACGTGTCCCCTGACCATCATGTGTCCCCTGACCATCACCGTGTCCCCTGACCATCACTGTGTCCCCCGACCATCACCGTGTCCCGACCATCACCGTGTCCCCTGACCATCACCGTGTCCCCTGACCATCACCGTGTCCCGACCATCACCATGTCCCCTGACCATCACCGTGTCCCCTGACCATCACCGTGTCCCCTGACCATCACCGTGTCCCCTGACCATCACGTGTCCCCTGACCATCACCGTGTCCCCTGACCATCACCGTGTCCCGaccatcactgtgtcccctgaccATCACGGTTCCCCTGACCTTCACCGTGTCCCGaccatcactgtgtcccctgaccATCACGTGTCCCCTGACCATCACGTGTCCCCTGACCATCACGTGTCCCCCGACCATCACTGTGTCCCCGACCATCACGTGTCCCCTGACCATCACGTGTCCCCTGACCATCACCGTGTCCCGACCATTACCGTGTCCCCTGACCATCACTTGTCCCCTGACCATCACGTGTCCCCTGACCATCACCGTGTCCCGACCATCACCGTGTCCCCTGACCATCACGTGTCCCCTGaccatcactgtgtcccctgaccatcacgtgtcccctgaccatcaccgtgtcccctgaccatcactgtgtcccctgaccATCACGTGTCCCCTGACCATCACCGTGTCCCGaccatcactgtgtcccctgaccatcacgtgtcccctgaccatcacgtgtcccctgaccatcacgtgtcccctgaccatcacgtgtcccctgaccatcactgtgtcccctgaccATCACGTGTCCCCTGACCATCACTGTGTTCCGACCATCACCGGGTCCCCTGACCATCACGGGTCCCCTGACCATCACGTGTCCCCTGaccatcactgtgtcccctgaccatcactgtgtcccctgaccatcactgtgtcccctgaccATCACTGCGTCCCCCCaccatcactgtgtcccctgaccatcaccgtgtcccctgaccatcaccgtgtcccctgaccatcactgtgtcccctgaccatcactgtgtcccctgaccATCACTGTGTCCCCCGACCATCACGTGTCCCCTGACCACCACTGTGTTCCGACCATCACTGTGTTCCGaccatcactgtgtcccctgaccATCACGGGTCCCGACCATCACAGGTCCCCTGaccatcactgtgtcccctgaccATCACGTGTCCCGACCATCACAGGTCCCCTGaccatcactgtgtcccctgacATCACGTGTCCCCTGACCATCACGTGTCCCGA containing:
- the LOC142470775 gene encoding dynein light chain Tctex-type protein 2B-like isoform X2: MYGSFFGCFSASGESAGLRGAASLGTASIHNQASWSFTGLLAAQRMTKNLKERRGLKAGRKIPKVEIVGLQAPSFASRPSQKVQVTQIQRLLEGYLPGRLGQLTYDPLRVPSLVKELSEEVKALVKRVLPPRYKVLCVVTLGERGQEDVTVVSRCLWDPHADSYAAHVYQNPSIFCVAAVYAVYCE
- the LOC142470775 gene encoding dynein light chain Tctex-type protein 2B-like isoform X1, translated to MTSKTRVSFSNVRDAPEEKTVQKMAGLRGAASLGTASIHNQASWSFTGLLAAQRMTKNLKERRGLKAGRKIPKVEIVGLQAPSFASRPSQKVQVTQIQRLLEGYLPGRLGQLTYDPLRVPSLVKELSEEVKALVKRVLPPRYKVLCVVTLGERGQEDVTVVSRCLWDPHADSYAAHVYQNPSIFCVAAVYAVYCE